The Arachis ipaensis cultivar K30076 chromosome B07, Araip1.1, whole genome shotgun sequence genome includes a window with the following:
- the LOC107607340 gene encoding uncharacterized protein LOC107607340: MIGRADIEGSKSNVAMNVWLPQASYPCGNFSDTSSFKFRRSKGSLGHAFTVRIRTGNQNQTSFYPSVPHEISVLVELILGHLRYLLTDVPPQPNSPPDNVFRPDRPAEASLGSKKRGNAPPPIHGISKITLKVVVFHFRRFRLPLILHLSSHFTKSD, encoded by the coding sequence ATGATAGGAAGAGCCGACATCGAAGGATCAAAAAGCAACGTCGCTATGAACGTTTGGCTGCCACAAGCCAGTTATCCCTGTGGTAACTTTTCTGACACCTCTAGCTTCAAATTTCGAAGGTCTAAAGGATCGTTAGGCCATGCTTTCACGGTTCGTATTCGTACTGGAAATCAGAATCAAACGAGCTTTTACCCTTCTGTTCCACATGAGATTTCTGTTCTCGTTGAGCTCATCTTAGGACACCTGCGTTATCTTTTAACAGATGTGCCGCCCCAGCCAAACTCCCCACCTGACAATGTCTTCCGCCCGGATCGACCGGCCGAAGCCAGCCTTGGGTCCAAAAAGAGGGGCAATGCCCCGCCTCCGATTCACGGAATAAGTAAAATAACGTTAAAAGTAGTGGTATTTCACTTTCGCCGTTTCCGGCTCCCACTTATCCTACACCTCTCAAGTCATTTCACAAAGTCGGACTAG